The region GGGGCAGTGCTCTGGTCCTTTCTCTACTTCCTGAAACTTATTTTTGTACCACTTACATTGCATACCTGTTTCTTTCAGTTGGACACAGTTAAGTGTCGGTAATTGATTTCTTGACAGGCTGTCAGCCAGTCTGTTGTGGGATCCTCTTCGATTCTGGAGGTGTTTTTCGGGAGTCTGCACCTCTATGACCTCTTGGCTAACCTGTTTAGCTCTGGGGATCCGTCGTCCTTCTAGATAACATTCTGTATTCTTGATATCCAGGGAGAAGTTGTAGGTCTTCAGCATCTCTATTCCCAGGATTAAGTCGACTGGTAAGTTGGGTACAAGTAAGAATTCTATGTTCTTCAGGGCATAATCGGCTATCACCATTGACAAGTGATACATCTTCGGTATGGCTGTAGTTTGTCCATTCGCTACCATGACAGCTTCAGTCGTTGATTTTTCTCCCTTGATTCCATTTCTTTCACACAGCTGGGCCACCCTCTGACTACAGCAGCTCTTTGCCGCACCAGTGTCTATCAATGCATGGAATAACTTTCCCTCAATGTGCACTTCTACCAGCGGCCAGCTGTCGTTGCTAACGATAGGAATTACTGTAGTTAGGAGTCCCGCTGAAGTTGACGGTGTCGTTCCTCTCCGGTTTTGAGGACATGGGCAGTCTCGTGAGAGGATATTTTCTCGTTGACATCGGGAGCAGAACATTTTCGGTGTCCTTCGGCAGTCTCGACGTAGGTGGCCATATCCCCCGCATCTGAAGCATTGTGTCTGGGAGGACACTCTTCGCTCCGGTGGTGATCCATTCCGATCCTGGGAGGTGTTGGCATTTCCTGTTCTGTTGGTCGAGTATTCCGGTGGCCTCGAGGGCAGATGGGGACGATCTGGTCCAGGGGATACTGAGCAATTCCAGTCTTCTATCCTTCTGGCTGTGGTTAGCGGTCTTGACGGGCCCTTCTTCGGAGATGGAGATGGTGTGGGAGCTTCCTGACGAGTACTGTGGTTTCGTTGTCTGGTATTCTCCGAAATTGCAGAGAGGTTGGCCGGGTAGTCCTGTTGACGACGTTGATGATATGTTAGATGTGGTTCATCGATGAGGCTGGGTTTAACCGGTGGTTTGGTATAATGTCCCATCTGCCATTGAAccatttcaaaaacttttcccTTTTTCAGGAGTTCATCGTAGGTGGTCGTCTCCTGGAAGGCCAAGGCCTGTTGCAGTGATGGCAATAACCTctgtcttatcagtcgaatctgTTCACTCTCCGTGGGACGATTACAAGTCAGCTTTTGGAACAGATTTTGCATCCGGGTGACATACAGTAGTAACTTCTCATCAGGACCTTGCATCCTCTTCTTGATTTCATCCAGTAGGTTCTCTTCATAGTTGACTGGTAAGAATGCCTCTTTTAATTGAGTCTTGAAGTCGTCCCAGTTTCTGAAAAGTCCCCTCCGGGGGATGAACCAATCTTTGGCATCCTTTCGCAGAAGTTCGTAAATCGATTCGAACACATGTTCTAAGGATGTCTTTCGGGATTCAGCAAGTCTCTCTATCTCTTCTATAAATCCAATCACACTATCAGTCCCATCAAagtaaatattccatttatggATGGGTATAGTTGAGGTTGGCATCGGTCGTGGTTCAGATTCTTGTTGGGCAGTAGTCGGTGTCATCAGCTGGTTCAGATTCATCATGGGTTCATTCAAATCGGGAAATGACACCCTTCTCATAGAGCTGGTCCATCGACTATGAGTTGGTGCCTCTGGTTGATTCATATTCGGCTGTTGTGGTTGAGGAATAGGCATCGTTGGTAAATTCTGCAGTAACTTCTCACATTCCTGtcttgtttcattcaaaacttGAACTAATCTTGACTTATTTGCAGGTGTTGCAGTATGGGAGACCTGGGCAGTTGGCAGTGGGTGTTCATCATCTTCCAAATCTATCAGTGATGTCTTCAGTTGTGCAACCTTGGTTGGTTGAATGGGAGACATCTCAGGCGACTGTGGAATCTCTGCCTCCAAAAGCGATCCATCCGGTCGGGTTGATGGTTGCTGTCTGTCAGCAGTCAACGTTGCCTCCAATGAACTCAAGGCCCGAGCTGCAGTCTCCTTTAAGTGTTCTATCATCTGTGActcggtttcatttttagtgatAATAAAATTCAGTCTTCTCTGAATGTGTATTAATCTTGTTGAAATCCGAGTATATTCCTTCGTGGTGTTCTCAGTGTCAAAGTGTTGAATGGCTTCCAGCAAGTCGGTGAGTTTGTTCTGACATGACTCCATGTCCAGTGTCGGGTTCATTCCTGTCGGctgtagaggcaaattcaatttcaatacctGTCGTAATAAACTCCTCTTTAGCATTACTGTGCTGGGTATTATTTGTCCTCTCAGCTGTAATTCATAAGTCAGCTCATCATTCAATAGTCGATTCACATCCATGTTGAGGTTAAGTGATTGAATCGTTGAAGTCCAAACTCAAACAATCGATTTGAAATCTATCGAAGTTATTCGACACTGTCCTCTTCTTATTAACCGTTGAAGTCCGAACACTTTCCCCAACTTCACTATTCCCGGTAACAGTCCTTATTTTTCCCTTATCCCTCGCACAAAAATAACACTAACAGACAATAATGCTGAAAAATTACAAGTTGATAACAGAATCTattcaagtttgaattattgtttgatacagtcaaagaaaatcaaaaatgagaaaactttcagaaaacaagttggtttaaattttattatgattctcaaaaattttccaatGTCAGACAGTTgacaattttcagaaaaatattcaatgtcaaACGCagttgacaatttcagcaagaaaataattttaaaaccCAGAAAAGAAAAGTAGGGTTAACCGAGTAGTTCAAATAATGTTCACTGTCAAACACAGTTGACAGTTCTAGCAATCAGATGATctccaaaaataacaaattgtcaattttattcacagtcaaaatatatttcaaataaatcaaaaacaattcaGCAATCCTGGAATATCAGACAAAGAAAATCACTGCAagtctttattcaaatcaataacGATAATAacttgtttcaaaaattcttcagcaattcaacacaaaataaaaatgtttcaggcAATCAGTAAACTCAGAAATAAGGAATACACAGCAACAAAAACTTATATTCACTGTTgcagcaataataaaaaaacaagtCAACTTTATTTATCAGGAATCAGTTATTATGGTTCAAAAGCAAATAAAATCACAAGTAAATATCTCCAAGTCCTTATGACTTTTATATCCCTACCTTGTTTCAGCCTAGAATAAAGTTGCTCAGGATAATAGTGTGTAAgggaaaaaaacaacaaatcttTCTTTATTCAAACGATGATCAGTAAATAGTAGCAGTGAACAATACCCTATTATATGAAGGCGGTATGATATCACTATATTAGCTGCAGTGATTGTACAATGAAACAATCGGTAGCAGTATCTCAATTATACTCACTGGTTTTCTGTCCGAGTTGAACCAACCACTCAACGTTAAACAGTATTCAACGCGCACAAAGATAGTCACTGAGTGTCACCCCAAAGTCACTTTCCGTAACCCTTCACGTAACCGAAAAAGTCACAAAGAAATCCGGCGGTCGATTTTTCCAGTCCTGCAAtacacaaaaaaacaaaaaaagttatTCAGATATTAATGTCCACACTGTCAATGCTATGTCGGTTTCCTGCTAATAAAGGAAATTATTGTCAAACGCGGAAATGTTTATAGCACTTTAATATAGTCCACTGATACTTAGGTACCAgtaacaaattaaacaatatacGGATCTTCCTCCAACAGGAGAAGATAATCTCTTCCACTCAGAGAGAGAGAAAAACAAAATGGTTGCACTGACCTTCGGTTCCTCTTCAGTCCTTACACCCTTAAGCGTCGTTTTCTGAAGATCGGGAGCTATTCTGTAGCGTTGTCCTCtcaagtccctgctcgggcgccaTTTGTAACGtcctttttgcgtcactggcgcctctgccaattgcccttcagcactttgcagtagtatctcgagcgccagccaattttagggagaaattgacaaaccttaccagggcagcttagtgaagacaggattcggtgtcacctagggtggtagcggtgaccaagtaacaaacaacgcaacaaaattaataggtttattgattcaattatacaatacagacaatctcagtaaaaacgggaaatcagaaaaagcataaactatatcaatctgtatactttaattcggttactgagacaatttgtactgtctacaactactgtgtccttacctcaccaatttaatgtcagtcagaaccgttgaacaagttagtcggatccgggagccgggaaattatgatatttggagattgagaatcgtggattttgtagagtcgggaaggaatgaaaactaatcctaacgcgttgaaaaactccaccggtacaccaccctctcgttgtctctatcaaatgaaacccttgaatattcactcgtaagaaagtcacaagtaaaaattagcaaactccccagaaaaagactaacaagtaagtttactgatgaaaatggcgattttcgacctcagaaacggatttgtaattattggcgttcaattaccaattttactattttccggtcacctggtaaccacttaaccaaaatgtcttttctaAAACTAAACTACTACCTAAACCTCTAAATCTAACTATATCTATCTACTGAACTATCTACTACCTAAATCTATCTGAATCACTAACTAACTTTACTATACTACTGAATCTGAAAATCTCTACTATCTAAACTACTGAAAACTACTACTCAACTATCTGAATGCCTGAACATCAATTACCGATTTTGGGTCGGTTACAcccttttataacttcggtgcGGGACGGTGCAAGAATTCGGCCCACGTGActcttcatgtcgacaaaaacctcgtttttcgagaaaattctcttggcggaacgtaatctgacatatggaaaaaaatatatcagcggtaaaaacgctgaaataaataatttcttatattatttcactcggattattcgaggccctggtcggttgaaaaacatgaagcatggactttttcattatcgcggtgaacaattaataaattatttccaatatttacggaatatatcagaatgattaatttgaacggaaaacaataaaatattctttagacggagcctgatcattcctgtgggaataatcagacttcgttacaccatcacttaatttttgaaaaaccttaatcctgtttgataagtaacgtcctattgttcgacataatttaaaaaactcaagtgatggtttcacataacaattgAACtgagtaacaagttatttgacaattctggcaccagcctactatttgaacaaaaagataaaaaggaagttcaaatttgcgtatctAGActagatatttttgtagagtgtgatacattgttgaattcgtgaTGTTTtcagccaccctgtatttctaacagttttcgatatccctgctgtgcccctctaaatagttttaACCCTGTATTGCGAATAACCggaaaattgaataatattaaatatttaaaataaggaAGTTCATATTTGTAAATGTCACATGACACCCCCCGTATAAATGTTTCCATTAAAAAACACGCCTCTAAAAATACCGCTCAAAGCGTTTTCTAATTAACGCTCCCATTCATGTATTATCGAGTTCATTCTATTCGGCTGTTATGTTCTGCATATAAATGGGAACGGAATTTTCGAATGACTATTTCATACCTTCCATTTTCAGTTAGAAAGTTCCCATAGCGACGAACGTTTGCCGTACAGGCCGGCAAAACCAACCTGTTGTTTTTTTAGCgatatattttgacatttctgaAATTCAAGATTGCCtaggaaatgaatatttgccgAATAGTAGATGGCATCATAAacgtatttttgtatttttcaaagTAGGCATTTCCGCTCGTATTTGACAAAGCAaacgtcattttttttcgaggaatGTCACTTTGTCGTATGAGCgaccaaataaaaaaaacgcTCGCTCTCCCAATTAAGTCCAGTCCACAGATCAAAAAGAGCTGTCTGCAGGAAAAAATTCCGCACTTAATAAAACTACTACAGGTTGTTCACGGGTATCCAACACTGTGCTCACTTGAGGAGAACCGAAAAACATTTTCgaactttttttggttttttgctcataacttccGAACcaagtagttttcgaccaaaacgttaattttcaaagttgtagagtAATAAATTCTCTATAATTTTAAACCTATGAACTTTTTTCTAAATCTAATATCAACCGAGATACAGCAgatcaaaattagaggaattttctcaaaatggcaAAAAACGGAGGTTTCGCTGCTATTTTAGTTAATGGAGACGGAGATATAATCCAACTGAAACTTCATGGAGGTTGGAAAAGTTCTTTTACAGCCGGGGgatacattgaagaaatcattaataataaaattgaactgGCACAGAAAATCTTGGGTGAAGGCGAATCATCCAAAGTGTGAATTGTACAATCAGTAACAATGGCAGAacatacaatttcaaattcatcTAGACTACAGAGTCtggaattgtcataaaaattctaaaaactGTACTTAATTActtaattttcattcatcaaataaataaattatacataaataCAGTAGAATCCATTTTATGAAGACATCGAAGGGAATTGACAAACACGTCATTATAAGCGGAGGTCTGTACCTCTTCTAGGTAAATACTCATTTTAATGAAGGGACATagcataaaaaatcaaaataaaatagcACCCAATGAGTTGTATGtatttacatatatttttcattatttaatcaagaaatctgtaattttgGTCTGCCTTCGTTTTCTCATTGTAttgtacagtccattcaggaattattgacatcccgggtggctttggaaaatcgaaattaagttggtactggctcattcagtaacattttgaattgcagatttcgggttggcatttgaaatgtcattgacaggaggttagatttcagtttgtttatgtttgttttgttcgtaaaaattttgaaacttaaaagttgtatcaatttcaaacacacattgattagtttatttgagtatttctcacagtactgtttgaaaaaagaagaaggcaagtcgttacaacctggattattagtggaagaaaacctgtgcaatacaatttcaccttcaaagaatcattgaatgatttgattgttaccagaagccgagccaaaagcaaccaatatatcagcctggatgaactttgaccaaaaagcatccggattttaatcaattaaagacaacattacataaacttaattggttacaagttcaaaacagttaataaaaggaaaattcttattgatgaacagaaaaatataataagttgagtacgattttatggtgaatacagagaatatttgcaacaaaatgtgaaattcatttatctggaggaaacttggttatttgaaaatgccagcattattcaacattggactctagaaagaaaacaaaatgtttttcaagtatattcaagggtaaaagtagaaggagcactattttgaatgctggatatttggatttttacctggatgttttgttttgacagtggtgatcatgaggattatataaatctatgagaattattttataattggattgctaaacaaagtcttggcattgcatctatagtttatttatattctatattgaaattaagtattgttatatcttttttttgttcttcaatgagtaatccaaaaatttaataaattccaactgctttatagaatttttactaagtattcaatcgaaaaatatattcagaagagtaacttcaagaatttcttcacctcttacccacttgaagataataatagaatgcaattaaattttaaaattcacaaattaaaaataatttcatgcaaaaatgcttttagtgagtgagttaaagctgttatgggcaaaataatttatgtaatttaatagaaactagtataaaagcatttcaataaaaaacagaaaactcgagttcaaatagtacctatatttttcatacaagtttaatcaatcattcatgtcagtttcaataaataggtactttagaaagtaatttacacatcggctgataaattggttccaattttgaaagttacagtacaactgtgatgtaaaaatttttcatatactaaatggattctttgaattttatttctgtcttattataaTATGGCTCtttcattcactaagctacactatttaaatttatcaaccagttttttctgttttcttcaccagtttagacaccacagttaaaatgatccataagagttatttgatgagaattttgcaagcaggttggtatccagtgtccatcagtaatgcaacaatttttgaagagcctttggtgaaaaggaataagcttattttaatgatcttcaaagggatctttcatgggcgactcttaaatgaatatacagggtgagtctttgacttgtacatatattttaacccaagattcctgaggtcaaaagaaacacttttttcctttaccattttttccgattcggcccggttaaaaagatacaggctgttgaaaatcgttaaaaaaatgtgattttcggctatatctcgtaaatggttgtatcgaaggaaatgatttttgaaatatagcttttttttgatgtgatacatcttctccgaacaccagattccatacacattcttctgtttctttgttatgaacataacataccataaaaataccagaaattcgaagaaaccaactcttcatagtaatttgaacgttcattgaagaatatttggctaatttgaaaaataaaagtattcttcatattttctcgtacaaagcgccgttttcgaataactcgatcttaaaaaaaaaaaattatctgtgaaattcaaaaaattgggtactttggctgaatgcaactctgttctattgtggaaaaaaaaccacagaaatgaatatttactatgaagccatgtctcagatttaagaattgaagtactagccaacttagtttgaaaatgaagttatttgaataagctcacctcaactcctcgatttgattaaaaatcactgagctttggcacagctctgataataagaagatacttcactaaaatcaacattctttttgaaaagtccagattattcatgaaatccatgtttaaaaaagttttcacaaaatagtcccattataatgacaacaatcaatatcccactaaagactgctgctatcgaacaatactgttttcttcttcggctcattcaaactcacatcgaaacataccactaggagtaggtacatactagacaaattttcatgtgattgagattgaatacttttattcttttgctattccataaattcatcctaagagcttatgattgacatacttccaagagggccataattgttttaatgtgaaaacaaattaggtgagttgaaagaaaccaaatattctattgtggatatttacattgaatacttctcatttattttcaatgccaaaatcaagatgaattaagtagtaaagttggctataatgtaggtacacattaacaacaaatttgattacaagtggagtctaacattttccattgattacagagccagaatattttacatatttccatattttcatactgatggtttcaaaaatattgatgcatttcaatatttttatgagatagttggaacaaatcaaatgcttcatttcataacaaatatcttataacaataacagtgtaaactgtaaatgaaattttaggttagaacatagattattcgaaccgaactgctgtgtttatatttggcatcactcgaaatttgaaattcaaacttaaaaccacagattactatagtctgtgttagatctttcatagatgaatattatttatttgagattttaaggttaattcttgcacgaaaaataaacaacgatatcatataaatgaaatataatgaatgaatggatatgagtatcagggctgatatgggtggtagcgagctcaattcgttataattatcgaaaatgaaatagaaatcaagagaagaatatttaatctttagcgtcaacgaaattggaataactcatttatttgattataaacactactttgttcaacaaatggaatgttaaacgtgagtttatgatggtttttctaatttagtagcttatttccaaggttcaagaggtatatcttatgcttgagaaaacttcagtgttccggttttcaggggtgaattagctcattttgaaaatttaaaatggctatatcttttcaacagggccgaatcggaaaaaatgataaatgaaaaaagtgtttcttttgacctcaagaaccttcggttaaaatatatgtacaagtcaaagactcaccctgtatatctcttcattggatttccttgaaatgagatttcactatattttcacgttatataatctgaatttcaatttatgaaatcatgactgtatgcgtcccttcgtaacaatagtaatttcgaaaattcaggatctttcggatacaaaaatgatgaaaataatttaaactggttatttctatgatgaaccatagcaatttttagtgatatttttgtaaccagaaataaagccgcgactagacgttcatggcctacttcgatgtcaataattcctgaatggactgtaataGAAGTCCCTAATGCTATTGTGTATAGAAGACATCGCCATGGtcaaatttgtcattttcaatattgctatAAACAAATCGTGATAATAATTCTCCAAACGACAGCTTAATCCGGTTCttgtttttggaaatatttgagATTGTCGAATGACCTATGCAGTATTCCTTCGCGCTAGAATAGATTGATTCTCTTTCTAATCTGATAATCTTTCTAATCTCCTAAATCGTAAAAGCTTTACTGCGTTGAGATGTCATTTTTCCCCACAGGATTATCCACTGAGATTCAACACAATAACAAGCAATGTGTCGAACTTGCAGAAGGTATAAGGAATCATGTCGGTCATAATAACCGGacataatttattgaaaatgggTCATAATAAGCGACATGTCAATAAATCCGACTTCTTTTATGAAGATGTTATATGAAATCCAAAGTTCGTTGTGTAACTACGTCATAATAGGCGGTTGGTCACTATAAGCAGAGTCATACTAAACGGATTCTactcacgggcgtagccaggtttcagtttcggggggggttttacatattataaaaaaaatcttatgtttttcttaAACATATCAACCTtaaaagagccaacccattcagtctattttcactagttttatttttcaagtatgttttgagaaaaaaagcattttcaaaatcactttttgaaatttagtttatttctttacatcgattcTTATAActatatttaggaaaaaaataccgtcgtgatatttatacaacagagtactcaaattcaaatttatgagtagaaagtttatatacaaaaaaccggtaaaaaatgaAAGTTgtcaccttttttgcatttttttcaatgttttatcatgaaatttggGTGGCAAAgttcagattcgaattctgtaccccagaaacagagataataaatcaaagaaattaaaactaccccatcaactgagttttagcagagatagataatatacgccaattttgaactatcgtttgagccaggtttttcggacaaaaaactttatggaagaaaacgtcagaagattaaattttttttgtatttttttttaatgttccgtcacagaattttcgtgctaaacctcagattaggattcagaacccaaaaaaataaagggtgttttttttagagctatagaactttaaattgcaataaaacaacgatggatcattcgattgatatgaattttatttattcgcaagataatcttgtggcattacattttaaatatgatttctggcatatgaccgacaaggctggctcgtatatgtagtccaatctggacgtccaattttcgatgacctttccaacatttgtggccgtatatcggcaataacacggcgaatgttgtcttccaaatggtcaagggtttgtggcttatccgcatagaccaatgactttacatagccccacagaaagcggtgttaaatcacaagatcttggaggctaattgctccaaaacgtgaaattaggcggtcaccaaacgtgtcttccaatgaatcgattgtggcacgagctgtgtgacatgttgcgccgtcttgttagaaccacagctcctggacatcatggttgttcaattcaggaatgaaaaagttagtaatcatggctctataccgatcaccattgactgtaacgttctggccatcatcgtttttgaagaagtacggaccaatgattccaccagcccataaagcgcaccaaacagtcagtttttctggatgtaacggtgtttcgacatacacttgaggattagcttcactccaaatgcggcagttttgtttgttgacgtagccattcaaccagaagtgcgcttcatcgctaatggacgtagtgcgcgatacgtattccgcacagaaccattattttcgaaataaaattgcattattttcaaacgttgttcaggcgtgagtctatccatgatgatttgccaaaccaaactgggaataaatcacttgacagctgttaaatcggtcgccatcttgaacagtaatgccaacttaaagttatatacctcgaaaaaaaaacacccgttacata is a window of Harmonia axyridis chromosome 2, icHarAxyr1.1, whole genome shotgun sequence DNA encoding:
- the LOC123672316 gene encoding uncharacterized protein LOC123672316 gives rise to the protein MDVNRLLNDELTYELQLRGQIIPSTVMLKRSLLRQVLKLNLPLQPTGMNPTLDMESCQNKLTDLLEAIQHFDTENTTKEYTRISTRLIHIQRRLNFIITKNETESQMIEHLKETAARALSSLEATLTADRQQPSTRPDGSLLEAEIPQSPEMSPIQPTKVAQLKTSLIDLEDDEHPLPTAQVSHTATPANKSRLVQVLNETRQECEKLLQNLPTMPIPQPQQPNMNQPEAPTHSRWTSSMRRVSFPDLNEPMMNLNQLMTPTTAQQESEPRPMPTSTIPIHKWNIYFDGTDSVIGFIEEIERLAESRKTSLEHVFESIYELLRKDAKDWFIPRRGLFRNWDDFKTQLKEAFLPVNYEENLLDEIKKRMQGPDEKLLLYVTRMQNLFQKLTCNRPTESEQIRLIRQRLLPSLQQALAFQETTTYDELLKKGKVFEMVQWQMGHYTKPPVKPSLIDEPHLTYHQRRQQDYPANLSAISENTRQRNHSTRQEAPTPSPSPKKGPSRPLTTARRIEDWNCSVSPGPDRPHLPSRPPEYSTNRTGNANTSQDRNGSPPERRVSSQTQCFRCGGYGHLRRDCRRTPKMFCSRCQRENILSRDCPCPQNRRGTTPSTSAGLLTTVIPIVSNDSWPLVEVHIEGKLFHALIDTGAAKSCCSQRVAQLCERNGIKGEKSTTEAVMVANGQTTAIPKMYHLSMVIADYALKNIEFLLVPNLPVDLILGIEMLKTYNFSLDIKNTECYLEGRRIPRAKQVSQEVIEVQTPEKHLQNRRGSHNRLADSLSRNQLPTLNCVQLKETGMQCKWYKNKFQEVEKGPEHCPEYSIINGRLHRHFWDSSDVREAGTGHPWKLCIPTEQRTKVLEENHDSAMAGHLGIAKMIAKISWNYYWPGMFRDIAKYVRNCTSCQKFKVPQQQLAGKMQPRKMVDAPFKEVPVLRRRTTTEIRMSRTPQSSASSVRGRNTLARVERVVKRTTTQSTQTPPLCQLRTNQTTPAPRSVRIVGTMGSKVYLEVRPNTCWKCGKTCPSRKECRGPPLLFCSRCGLIGTQTRYCECVPRKLAPRPTATRLEQPALRPCARCTEREATQRREESARK